One window from the genome of Candidatus Kryptoniota bacterium encodes:
- the secG gene encoding preprotein translocase subunit SecG, with amino-acid sequence MYTFLVVVDLMVAILLMVVVLMQSSKGGGLAGTFGGASAGFGNMFGVRKTADILSRMTTILASVFIGLAFLINLFFLPNKVSNQQKSMLQQQGSQNLPTQQVPQMPDQSQPQK; translated from the coding sequence TTGTACACTTTCCTTGTAGTTGTTGATCTTATGGTGGCCATTCTCCTGATGGTAGTGGTGCTTATGCAGTCCAGTAAAGGAGGAGGCCTTGCAGGTACATTCGGCGGCGCTAGCGCGGGTTTCGGAAACATGTTCGGCGTCAGGAAGACCGCGGACATACTTTCCCGAATGACGACAATCCTCGCATCTGTTTTCATCGGGCTCGCGTTTCTGATAAACTTGTTTTTCCTTCCGAACAAAGTCTCGAACCAGCAGAAGAGCATGCTTCAACAGCAGGGCTCGCAGAACCTTCCGACCCAGCAGGTTCCGCAGATGCCGGATCAGTCCCAGCCGCAGAAGTAG
- a CDS encoding response regulator produces MPKSALILLVDDEQANLELFCTILENEGYRTLAAKNAVEALELLESNKPDLIISDIYMPQMGGFEFYERVQAMGDLRTVPFIFLSALADRDHVRVGKELGADDYLTKPIDIDELVTTVRGKLKRAASLRSAMENEFDTLREQILSTLSHELNTPLTYIIGFSEIIGSDASQITTSELKEFANLIHHGGDRLKNLMDDFLETIQIDSGHTRMFYDSDKKTFNLRDTLVSLKNEYAPEAAAKKLGFEMELPNELYVTASCTLVRDMIGRLLSNAVKFTQTGKVSVRALREQDLATVEVFDTGCGIPQTELPKAFNKFYQVNKEKQQQQGAGLGLYIAKGLAEINHCELELSSSDGAGTKAVIKIPIL; encoded by the coding sequence ATGCCTAAGTCTGCTCTCATTTTGCTCGTCGATGACGAGCAAGCAAACCTCGAATTGTTTTGCACGATCCTTGAGAACGAAGGATACCGCACTCTTGCTGCAAAGAACGCCGTGGAAGCGCTGGAACTCCTCGAATCGAATAAACCCGATCTCATTATAAGCGATATATATATGCCCCAGATGGGCGGGTTCGAATTCTACGAACGGGTACAGGCGATGGGAGATCTTAGGACGGTCCCGTTCATTTTCCTCAGCGCACTGGCAGACCGTGATCACGTACGTGTCGGAAAGGAGCTCGGGGCCGACGATTATTTGACAAAGCCGATTGATATCGATGAGCTTGTCACAACCGTACGCGGCAAGCTCAAGCGCGCCGCATCGCTTCGAAGCGCAATGGAGAACGAGTTCGATACTTTGAGGGAACAGATTCTCTCAACTCTTTCGCACGAGCTCAATACGCCGTTGACGTATATAATTGGTTTCTCGGAAATCATCGGAAGCGACGCATCCCAGATTACAACAAGTGAGCTCAAGGAATTCGCGAACCTGATCCACCATGGCGGCGACCGGCTCAAGAATCTTATGGACGACTTTCTGGAGACCATACAAATAGATTCTGGACATACGCGAATGTTTTACGACTCGGACAAGAAGACATTTAACCTGCGAGACACCCTCGTGTCGCTCAAGAATGAATATGCGCCGGAGGCAGCAGCAAAGAAGCTCGGGTTTGAAATGGAACTCCCGAACGAACTGTACGTGACAGCTTCGTGCACGCTCGTCCGCGATATGATCGGGAGGCTCCTCTCCAACGCCGTGAAGTTCACGCAAACCGGCAAGGTCTCGGTCCGTGCTTTGCGCGAACAGGATCTTGCTACGGTCGAGGTCTTTGACACCGGGTGTGGGATTCCGCAGACGGAGTTGCCCAAGGCTTTCAATAAATTTTACCAGGTGAATAAAGAAAAGCAGCAGCAGCAGGGCGCGGGACTCGGCCTCTATATTGCCAAAGGTCTCGCCGAAATCAATCACTGTGAGCTGGAATTGTCCTCCTCAGATGGCGCAGGGACAAAGGCGGTAATCAAGATCCCCATACTCTGA
- a CDS encoding RsmE family RNA methyltransferase, with product MEEFIYRIENRSPGPPGKGTIVLEGEEHFHLSRVLRVKPGNHVLATDGNGTTCLCTIRKINRENTLCEIEEEYQDLNSPARKFWIGLSMLKPVSKIESAVEKCTEIGAAGFLLFPSKRSEKVRPRLSRLDAIARSAMKQSLQSRIPTIVKIDDMEQLVARDREYNVRVVLHEKSRDPAEPFIRQLANQTSVVALIGPEGGFTDEEIAFFKENGYAELSLGKSRLRSETAAIKIASLLSGS from the coding sequence ATGGAAGAGTTCATCTATCGAATAGAAAATCGCTCTCCAGGTCCACCCGGAAAAGGGACGATCGTGCTCGAAGGCGAAGAGCATTTTCATTTATCACGAGTCCTGCGGGTTAAGCCGGGCAACCACGTCCTGGCGACCGATGGAAATGGGACCACTTGTCTCTGTACGATCCGGAAGATAAACAGGGAGAATACTCTTTGTGAAATTGAAGAGGAGTATCAGGACCTGAACTCGCCCGCGAGAAAATTCTGGATCGGTCTTTCTATGCTAAAACCCGTCTCCAAGATTGAGTCGGCTGTAGAGAAATGTACCGAGATCGGAGCTGCCGGATTCCTGCTATTCCCTTCGAAGAGAAGCGAGAAGGTCAGACCGAGACTCTCCCGACTCGATGCAATAGCAAGATCGGCGATGAAACAATCGCTACAGAGCCGAATACCTACGATTGTCAAGATCGATGACATGGAACAGTTAGTCGCACGGGACAGGGAGTATAACGTAAGAGTGGTCCTCCATGAAAAATCACGCGATCCTGCCGAACCTTTCATAAGACAGTTGGCAAATCAAACATCCGTTGTCGCGCTAATCGGGCCCGAGGGCGGGTTCACAGATGAAGAAATAGCCTTCTTCAAGGAAAATGGATATGCAGAACTTTCATTGGGAAAATCCCGTTTGAGATCAGAGACGGCGGCCATAAAGATCGCATCGCTCTTGTCCGGTTCGTGA
- the ppc gene encoding phosphoenolpyruvate carboxylase: MKTSEETKRAVGGVDDAAKDAPLHRDIRELGAILGKVLIEQEGKEFFDLEEELRALTKSLRSKHSLETKLEIDSLINSLDIEKASKIVRAFLFYFLLSNTADEVHKIRRQRAHALTDGTAQRGSMDEAITNLSREGHSFDFVKQLLTDMNVVPVFTAHPTEATRQTILKKILNISTLLLRRETVALTPDELADLRRQLHTEITTLWQTNEIRQNKVTVNDEIRRGLFFFREVIYDSIPVFYDRLNRTIESVFGSKLAAPVVFKFGSWIGGDRDGHPFVTAEVTRNTFLLHKRQILSLYSKDTDALYDTMSTSTRLVGASRELSDSVKADIEELSAQVKESDLKDQSEIYRVKVFLIYNKLKNALEGKKSGYESADELLRDLQMMYDSLVENKGEVIAEAQILPFIYKVKTFGFHLASLDVRQDASVLLTAVTELLRSAEVDGDFGKRSEDAKTRLLTAELLKVRPLVNSDMVHHHVTDEVLSEFEAMRFGKEEAGEEASEDYIISMSSVASNVLTSLLFAKEAGLVKVKDGAITSTRVDILPLFETIEDLRRAHLVLEELFRNQAYSQHLKLRASTQKIMLGYSDSNKDGGIVTSSFELIKTQINLKKICDKYGVKLILFHGRGGSVSRGGGPLNQAILSQPTGTIEGKIKITEQGEMIFMKYSMPELAIRNVELMTSAVMMSTARYKSGEKNYSDRYLREFGKISDIAMEHYRRLVAQPSFLEYFRRVSPIDVIERIEIGSRPPSRSQGSDLKNLRSIPWVFSWTQNRQLISGWYGYGSALEEAVRRKIVSWENLRKMYKEWEFFKALTDNVEMVLVKADMTIAREYLRLCSRKKNAEKIFESIEKEFAKTTEAVLKVTGETNLLDSNASLQRSLRLRNPYIDPISLVQIRFLEKFREKGTDGESQQSILDLLRSTVNGIAAGMRNTG; this comes from the coding sequence TTGAAAACATCAGAGGAAACTAAACGAGCCGTCGGGGGTGTCGATGACGCGGCGAAAGACGCGCCTCTTCATCGGGACATAAGGGAACTGGGCGCGATCCTCGGAAAAGTACTGATTGAGCAGGAGGGGAAAGAGTTCTTCGACCTTGAAGAGGAACTTCGGGCCCTTACCAAGTCGCTCCGGTCAAAGCATTCGCTCGAGACTAAACTCGAGATCGACTCTCTCATCAACTCGCTGGACATTGAGAAGGCAAGCAAGATAGTTCGCGCCTTTCTGTTCTATTTTCTCCTTAGCAATACGGCTGACGAAGTGCACAAGATACGGCGACAGCGCGCCCATGCGTTGACCGACGGTACGGCTCAACGGGGCTCCATGGATGAAGCGATAACTAACCTGTCACGGGAAGGGCACTCCTTCGATTTCGTGAAACAGCTGTTGACCGATATGAATGTAGTGCCCGTGTTCACGGCACATCCGACTGAAGCGACTCGCCAGACCATACTGAAGAAAATCCTCAACATAAGCACGCTGCTTCTACGCCGCGAAACGGTGGCGCTCACGCCTGACGAGCTCGCCGACCTGAGGAGACAACTCCACACTGAGATCACGACTTTGTGGCAGACGAATGAAATCAGGCAGAACAAAGTCACAGTGAACGATGAAATTCGGCGCGGATTGTTCTTCTTCAGGGAGGTCATATATGATTCGATCCCCGTCTTCTACGACCGCCTGAATAGGACGATTGAAAGCGTGTTCGGCTCGAAGCTGGCAGCGCCGGTGGTTTTCAAATTCGGATCGTGGATCGGCGGCGACCGTGACGGCCATCCTTTTGTCACGGCTGAAGTTACGAGAAACACTTTCCTTCTTCATAAGAGGCAAATACTCTCGTTGTATAGCAAAGACACAGACGCGCTGTACGATACCATGAGCACTTCAACCAGGCTCGTAGGCGCTTCCCGCGAGCTGTCGGACTCCGTAAAGGCCGACATCGAGGAACTCTCCGCGCAGGTTAAAGAGAGCGACCTGAAGGATCAATCGGAAATCTACAGGGTGAAGGTGTTCCTGATCTACAACAAACTGAAGAACGCGTTAGAAGGAAAGAAGTCCGGATATGAATCAGCGGACGAGCTGCTTCGCGATTTACAAATGATGTACGATAGCCTTGTCGAGAATAAAGGCGAAGTGATCGCGGAGGCGCAGATCCTTCCGTTTATCTATAAGGTGAAGACGTTCGGATTTCACCTCGCCTCTCTCGATGTTCGCCAGGATGCGTCGGTGCTCCTGACAGCCGTGACAGAACTTCTCAGGTCTGCGGAAGTCGATGGTGATTTCGGAAAGCGGAGTGAGGATGCCAAGACTCGCCTGTTGACGGCGGAGCTGCTCAAGGTCAGACCGCTGGTGAACTCCGATATGGTTCATCACCATGTTACAGACGAAGTCTTATCGGAATTTGAAGCGATGAGGTTCGGTAAAGAAGAGGCAGGAGAGGAGGCATCGGAGGATTATATCATTAGCATGAGCTCTGTGGCGAGCAATGTGCTGACCTCTCTCCTTTTCGCGAAAGAGGCTGGTCTCGTGAAGGTCAAAGATGGGGCGATCACCAGCACGAGAGTCGACATCCTTCCTCTCTTCGAGACCATTGAAGACTTGAGACGGGCTCATCTCGTTCTCGAGGAGCTTTTTAGAAACCAAGCATACTCCCAGCACTTGAAGCTGCGCGCATCGACTCAGAAAATTATGCTCGGGTATTCAGATAGCAACAAGGACGGCGGGATTGTCACGTCAAGTTTCGAGCTGATCAAAACGCAGATAAATCTCAAGAAAATCTGTGATAAATATGGTGTGAAGCTGATCCTTTTCCACGGGCGCGGAGGAAGCGTGTCTCGCGGAGGCGGCCCCTTGAACCAGGCAATACTTTCTCAACCTACCGGGACAATCGAAGGCAAAATAAAGATCACCGAGCAGGGCGAAATGATCTTCATGAAATACTCGATGCCGGAACTCGCGATTAGGAATGTCGAGCTTATGACTTCGGCGGTCATGATGTCGACGGCACGATATAAATCCGGCGAAAAAAACTACAGTGACAGGTACCTTAGGGAGTTCGGCAAGATTTCCGACATTGCCATGGAGCACTATCGAAGGCTCGTTGCTCAGCCCTCATTTCTAGAATATTTCCGGCGCGTGAGCCCGATCGACGTGATCGAAAGGATCGAGATCGGCTCGCGGCCACCCTCGCGAAGCCAGGGTTCTGATCTCAAAAATCTCCGGTCTATACCCTGGGTTTTCTCCTGGACCCAAAACAGGCAGCTGATCTCCGGCTGGTACGGATACGGGAGTGCGCTGGAAGAAGCCGTGCGCCGTAAGATCGTTTCATGGGAGAATCTCCGGAAGATGTACAAAGAGTGGGAATTTTTCAAAGCCCTCACCGATAACGTCGAGATGGTCCTCGTGAAAGCGGACATGACGATCGCGAGAGAGTATCTGCGCCTTTGCAGTAGAAAGAAAAATGCGGAGAAGATCTTTGAATCTATCGAAAAGGAATTTGCGAAAACCACCGAGGCAGTGTTGAAAGTGACCGGCGAGACCAACCTGCTGGACTCCAACGCATCTCTTCAGCGCTCGTTGAGGTTGAGAAATCCGTATATAGACCCGATCAGTCTGGTGCAGATCAGGTTTCTCGAAAAATTCCGTGAAAAGGGAACTGACGGCGAAAGTCAGCAGTCAATTCTGGACCTCCTCAGATCAACAGTCAACGGGATTGCCGCAGGGATGCGGAACACCGGATAG
- a CDS encoding Fe-Mn family superoxide dismutase, with the protein MAYQAKSYNHLIGMEGFSKQLLENHFTLYNGYVTNTNKLADILSQMLKDGKTGTPEYAELKRRFGWEFNGMRLHEFYFDNLGGKEPIAGKSALNAALEKQYGSYANWETDFKAAGSMRGIGWTLLYLDTTNGALYNDWINEHDMGHLAGCTPIVVLDVFEHAFMIDYGLKRADYIAAFMKNINWKEAAARYDKAH; encoded by the coding sequence ATGGCATACCAGGCCAAGAGTTACAATCACCTGATCGGGATGGAAGGATTCTCGAAACAGCTTCTCGAAAACCACTTCACCCTGTATAATGGTTACGTGACAAACACGAATAAGCTTGCGGACATACTTTCGCAAATGTTGAAGGACGGAAAGACCGGAACGCCGGAGTACGCGGAGTTGAAGAGAAGGTTCGGCTGGGAATTCAACGGGATGAGGCTTCACGAGTTTTATTTCGACAACCTTGGAGGGAAGGAGCCCATAGCCGGTAAATCGGCTCTCAATGCCGCGCTCGAAAAACAATATGGAAGTTATGCAAACTGGGAAACCGATTTCAAGGCGGCCGGGAGCATGAGAGGAATCGGCTGGACTCTTCTTTATCTGGACACGACAAACGGCGCGCTCTACAACGACTGGATTAACGAGCACGACATGGGACATCTCGCCGGCTGCACGCCGATCGTTGTGCTTGATGTATTTGAACACGCTTTCATGATCGATTACGGATTGAAACGGGCCGATTACATCGCAGCGTTCATGAAGAACATAAACTGGAAAGAAGCGGCGGCCCGCTACGATAAGGCGCACTAA
- the erpA gene encoding iron-sulfur cluster insertion protein ErpA, translating into MAEVETAQFEINISDRAAQEIKKVMAENNVPDTFGLRMGVKGGGCSGFSYVLGFDEKAAETDKVIDTKGVRVFVDERSLPYLSGINLDYQDGLSGKGFTFENPNATRTCGCGHSFSA; encoded by the coding sequence ATGGCTGAGGTCGAAACAGCCCAGTTCGAAATAAACATTTCAGATAGAGCGGCACAGGAAATAAAGAAAGTGATGGCAGAGAACAATGTACCCGACACTTTCGGATTGAGAATGGGAGTGAAAGGCGGAGGGTGCAGCGGATTCTCATACGTCCTCGGCTTCGACGAGAAGGCAGCCGAGACAGACAAGGTCATCGACACTAAAGGAGTCAGAGTGTTCGTGGATGAGAGAAGCCTTCCCTACCTGTCCGGAATCAATCTCGACTACCAGGACGGGTTGAGCGGAAAAGGATTTACATTTGAAAACCCGAACGCGACAAGGACCTGCGGCTGCGGCCATTCGTTCAGTGCATAG
- the gap gene encoding type I glyceraldehyde-3-phosphate dehydrogenase: protein MAINVGINGFGRIGRNFFRAAYKSKDINVVAVNDITDAKTLAHLLKYDSILGIFAGNVAAKENEISVDGKSFKVFSEKDHHNLHWKDLGVDVVVESTGLKQFTAGDEAKTHLANGAKKVIITAPAKVFDITIVLGVNDQLYDAQKHNVISNASCTTNCLAPVIKVLRDSFGIKKGLMTTIHSYTNDQRILDMPHSDLRRARAAALSMIPTSTGAAKAIGLVMPDLKGKLDGFSMRVPTPNVSVVDVVVETEKPTTKDDVNKALKAAADGPLKGILGYSEEPLVSIDYRGDPRSSIVDALSTMVIDNMVKVISWYDNEWGYSNRVVDLVKKVGSKLN from the coding sequence ATGGCAATTAATGTCGGTATTAATGGTTTCGGACGAATTGGAAGAAACTTTTTCAGGGCTGCTTACAAGAGCAAAGACATCAATGTTGTCGCGGTAAATGACATCACTGATGCGAAGACACTTGCACATCTTTTGAAGTACGACTCGATACTCGGGATATTTGCGGGAAATGTGGCAGCAAAAGAAAATGAAATTTCAGTCGACGGAAAGAGCTTTAAGGTTTTTTCCGAAAAAGATCATCATAACCTTCACTGGAAGGATCTCGGCGTCGATGTGGTCGTCGAGTCGACCGGGCTGAAGCAATTCACTGCCGGTGACGAAGCTAAGACACATCTTGCCAACGGGGCGAAGAAAGTCATCATTACTGCGCCGGCAAAGGTATTCGACATCACCATTGTCCTCGGGGTGAACGATCAATTGTACGACGCTCAGAAACACAATGTCATTTCAAATGCGAGCTGCACGACGAACTGTCTCGCTCCCGTCATAAAGGTTCTGCGCGATTCGTTTGGTATCAAGAAGGGTCTGATGACCACGATACATTCATACACGAATGATCAGCGAATCCTCGATATGCCGCACTCCGATCTACGCCGGGCACGCGCGGCGGCGCTTTCAATGATTCCCACTTCAACCGGAGCAGCAAAGGCGATCGGTCTAGTCATGCCGGACCTCAAAGGCAAACTTGACGGCTTCTCCATGCGAGTGCCGACCCCGAACGTCAGCGTCGTGGACGTGGTCGTCGAAACTGAAAAGCCGACGACTAAGGATGACGTCAACAAAGCCCTCAAGGCAGCGGCCGACGGACCACTGAAGGGAATCCTCGGCTACAGCGAAGAGCCACTTGTCTCGATCGACTACAGGGGAGACCCGAGATCGTCAATCGTGGATGCACTCAGCACGATGGTAATAGACAACATGGTCAAGGTCATTTCCTGGTACGACAACGAGTGGGGCTATTCCAATCGCGTAGTCGACCTCGTCAAGAAAGTCGGATCGAAACTCAACTAA